In Siniperca chuatsi isolate FFG_IHB_CAS linkage group LG16, ASM2008510v1, whole genome shotgun sequence, the following proteins share a genomic window:
- the flrt2 gene encoding leucine-rich repeat transmembrane protein FLRT2 — MEFLAGPWNKDWASFLQFWLTVILSLQMQFSPGASCPEECRCDNPFVYCNERSLTSVPLGIQEGFKVLFLHNNQINNAGFPVELHNLASVETVYLYGNQLDEFPVNLPKNTRVLHLQENNIQTISKAALAQLTRLEELHLDDNSISTVGVEEGAFREAVSLKLLFLTKNHLSSVPIGLPEDLKELRLDENRIAVIAEEAFQNVTRLQRLLLDGNLLTDEGIAPGTFQDLVNLRELALARNSLTFPPPLLPSQSLVKLSLQENQINQIPVAAFAALNRLEKLDISSNQLQTLTQGVFDGLSSLKHLMVRNNPWRCDCAVKWVVVWLKSLPSSINARGFVCLSPDQVRGMAIRELTLDIIECPVDVDQPPWPTLRSTPPPPPTTTPITTMISTLITTSIPYYFDSPSPPLPPIHNNPPGPLPPYADPLQISFHVVNSTNIEVSWASYFTVTAYKVTWVKRGQSQINEGMQERTVSGDRRHISLTNLEPRSVYRICVHVLDTLNSYRPGEDTICSEARTKPAMSTKPPGREQAPQESINSTLLMAGIIGGAVLIILVTLLSLFCWHMHRKSRSSSTKWKYNRGRRKDDYCEAGTKKDNSILEMTETSFQIVALNNEQLLKGDFRIQPIYTPNGGIGFRDCHLSNNSIAYCKSSNVPSTEFCHT; from the coding sequence atGGAGTTTCTGGCTGGACCCTGGAATAAAGATTGGGCTTCATTCCTGCAATTTTGGTTGACTGTCATCCTAAGCCTCCAAATGCAATTCAGCCCGGGTGCCTCTTGCCCGGAAGAGTGTCGTTGTGACAACCCGTTTGTGTACTGCAATGAGCGCAGCCTGACATCAGTGCCTCTGGGGATACAGGAGGGCTTCAAGGTCCTCTTTCTACATAACAACCAGATAAACAATGCTGGCTTCCCTGTGGAACTTCACAATCTGGCCTCCGTGGAGACTGTGTATCTCTACGGTAACCAGCTGGACGAGTTCCCTGTCAATCTGCCCAAAAACACCAGGGTCCTGCATCTCCAGGAGAACAATATCCAAACGATCTCCAAGGCAGCCCTGGCCCAGCTGACTCGACTAGAGGAGCTGCACCTTGATGATAACTCCATCTCCACAGTGGGGGTAGAAGAAGGGGCCTTTAGGGAGGCGGTAAGCCTCaaactcctcttcctcaccaaGAACCACTTGAGCAGCGTTCCCATTGGCCTTCCTGAGGACCTGAAAGAGCTGCGGTTGGATGAGAACCGCATTGCTGTTATTGCAGAGGAGGCCTTTCAGAATGTGACACGTCTGCAGCGCCTCCTTCTGGACGGGAACTTGCTGACGGACGAGGGCATTGCACCGGGAACCTTCCAGGACCTGGTCAACCTCCGTGAGCTGGCCCTGGCCCGCAATTCACTCACcttcccccctccccttctGCCCAGCCAGTCACTGGTCAAACTCAGCCTGCAGGAGAACCAGATCAACCAGATCCCTGTGGCAGCCTTCGCTGCCCTAAATAGGCTGGAAAAACTGGATATCTCCAGCAACCAGCTTCAGACTCTTACACAGGGTGTGTTCGATGGCCTGTCGAGCCTAAAGCATCTCATGGTGCGAAATAACCCCTGGCGTTGTGACTGTGCTGTGAAATGGGTGGTGGTGTGGCTGAAGTCTTTGCCTTCCTCCATCAACGCCCGAGGGTTTGTGTGCCTGAGTCCAGACCAGGTGCGTGGCATGGCAATCAGAGAGCTCACGCTGGATATTATAGAGTGCCCAGTTGATGTTGACCAGCCGCCCTGGCCCACCCTCCGCTCCacaccccctcccccacccaCAACCACCCCTATCACCACCATGATCTCCACCCTCATCACCACATCCATCCCTTACTACTTTGACTCACCCTCCCCTCCCTTACCCCCGATCCATAACAACCCTCCCGGGCCCCTGCCTCCGTATGCGGATCCCCTTCAGATCTCCTTCCATGTGGTCAACTCCACCAATATCGAGGTGAGCTGGGCCTCCTATTTCACTGTCACAGCCTACAAGGTCACGTGGGTGAAAAGGGGCCAAAGCCAAATAAACGAAGGAATGCAGGAGAGGACGGTGAGCGGGGACCGGCGGCATATTAGCCTCACCAACCTGGAGCCCCGGTCCGTGTATCGGATCTGCGTGCACGTGCTGGACACCCTTAACTCCTACAGGCCCGGAGAGGATACTATATGCTCTGAGGCCAGGACCAAGCCTGCCATGTCTACCAAGCCTCCCGGTAGAGAGCAAGCTCCACAGGAGAGCATCAACTCCACGCTGCTGATGGCTGGGATCATAGGTGGGGCGGTGCTTATCATCCTGGTAACGCTGCTCAGCCTGTTCTGCTGGCACATGCACAGAAAGAGCCGGTCATCTTCGACCAAGTGGAAATACAACCGGGGCAGGAGAAAAGACGACTACTGCGAGGCTGGAACCAAGAAGGATAACTCCATTCTGGAGATGACTGAGACAAGTTTCCAGATAGTGGCGCTGAACAATGAGCAGCTGCTCAAGGGAGATTTCCGCATTCAACCCATCTACACGCCCAACGGGGGCATTGGATTTAGAGACTGTCACCTCAGTAACAACAGCATAGCCTACTGCAAGAGCAGCAACGTGCCCAGCACAGAGTTCTGCCACACGTGA